One part of the Malus sylvestris chromosome 2, drMalSylv7.2, whole genome shotgun sequence genome encodes these proteins:
- the LOC126588588 gene encoding uncharacterized protein LOC126588588, protein MAAEEDVDLSTLKSQLGQTREPWKQEIEQRQSQVDVLQTKLMEVKLCIEGSEEDSKKELEVLWRRVKTTATVLTYLKSKARVMAVPHLAHTSCGIKQLEGVGLVDKNGTPLSGWSRNVDLTSFDSLDEEIWVGISNQHDPLDEQDAAYIGELLKSVQMVTDVMEALVKRVLLAESETAIEKEKVTFGQEEIKKKSVQIENMTVKLEEMERFALGTNGILNEMRQRVEDLVEETTRQRLRAAENEQELCRVKRDFESLKSYVSSLITVRETLLSSEKQFQTIERLFERLVAKTTQLEGEKIQKETEVQKLMEENVKLSALLDKKEAQLLAMNEQCKVMALSASNI, encoded by the exons ATGGCAGCAGAGGAAGATGTTGACTTGTCAACCTTGAAGTCTCAGCTGGGTCAAACACGTGAACCGTGGAAGCAGGAGATAGAACAGCGCCAATCCCAAGTGGATGTTTTACAAACAAAGCTTATGGAGGTAAAGCTTTGCATAGAGGGGTCCGAGGAAGATTCAAAAAAAGAATTAGAGGTTCTTTGGCGGAGAGTTAAAACTACTGCAACTGTGTTAACATACTTGaaatcaaaagcaagagtaATGGCTGTTCCGCATTTAGCACATACATCATGCGGCATCAAACAATTAGAAGGGGTGGGCCTTGTTGATAAAAATGGTACACCGTTGTCTGGTTGGTCTAGGAATGTTGATCTCACTTCCTTTGATAGTCTAGATGAAGAGATTTGGGTTGGGATTAGCAACCAACATGATCCTCTGGATGAACAAGATGCGGCTTATATTGGTGAACTTCTTAAATCTGTTCAGATGGTTACGGATGTAATGGAAGCTCTTGTCAAGAGAGTTTTACTGGCAGAATCTGAAACTGCAATTGAGAAGGAGAAGGTGACTTTTGGTCaggaagaaattaaaaaaaagtcagTTCAAATTGAGAACATGACTGTGAAGTTAGAGGAGATGGAACGCTTCGCTCTAGGAACAAATGGTATTTTAAATGAAATGCGGCAGAGAGTTGAGGATTTGGTTGAAGAAACTACTAGACAGCGGCTACGAGCTGCAGAAAACGAACAGGAGCTTTGTCGTGTGAAGCGGGACTTTGAGTCTCTCAAATCATATGTCAGCAGTCTTATCACTGTGCGAGAAACTCTGCTTTCATCAGAGAAGCAGTTTCAAACTATAGAGAGACTGTTTGAGCG GCTAGTTGCAAAAACAACACAGTTAGAGGGTGAGAAAATCCAGAAAGAGACCGAAGTTCAGAAACTTATGGAAGAAAATGTGAAGCTGAGCGCTCTTCTTGACAAGAAAGAGGCCCAACTTCTGGCCATGAATGAACAATGCAAGGTGATGGCTTTGAGTGCTTCGAACATCTAA
- the LOC126588674 gene encoding transcription initiation factor TFIID subunit 14b-like yields the protein MSVRKSGETEPPQPEEGGGSAQLSQPVRTSNPAEDGDKKSTSRRLKDVDICVPIVYGTVAFYLGRKASESQSHKWTVYVRGATNEDLGVVVKRVIFQLHPSFNNPMRVIDSPPFELTECGWGEFEISISLFFHNDVCERQLDLYHHLKLYTEDESGPQSTKKPVVVESYDEIVFPDPLEACFARVQNHPAVIVPRLPAGFNLPNPVPIDQKNDSERGDTKDHPLGQWFLNFSEADELLKLAAARQEVQAHIVSVRRKMSMMDGPPQLSKPPSGYEYA from the exons ATGTCAGTGAGAAAATCAGGTGAAACTGAACCGCCTCAGCCGGAGGAGGGTGGCGGGTCCGCCCAACTATCCCAGCCAGTCCGAACTTCAAATCCTGCAGAAGATGGAGACAAGAAG AGCACAAGCAGGAGACTGAAGGATGTTGATATATGTGTGCCAATTGTATACGGGACAGTTGCGTTCTACCTCGGTAGGAAGGCCAGTGA GTCTCAGTCACATAAGTGGACGGTTTATGTTCGTGGGGCAACAAACGAGGACCTTGGGGTGGTGGTAAAGCGAGTTATATTTCAATTGCATCCTAGTTTCAATAATCCTATGAGAGTGATTGATTCGCCCCCATTTGAGTTAACGGAATGTGGTTGGGGTGAATTTGAAATTTCCATCAGTCTGTTCTTCCACAATGATGTCTGTGAGAGACAGTTAGACTT GTATCACCATTTAAAGTTATATACTGAAGATGAATCTGGGCCCCAGTCAACTAAGAAACCTGTTGTTGTGGAGTCTTACGATGAAATAGTTTTCCCCGATCCTTTAGAGGCCTGTTTTGCTCGTGTGCAGAACCATCCAGCTGTTATAGTGCCCCGTTTACCTGCTGGTTTCAACTTGCCTAATCCTG TGCCGATTGATCAGAAGAATGACAGCGAACGAGGGGACACGAAGGATCATCCCCTTGGTCAGTGGTTCTTGAATTTTTCAGAGGCAGATGAGCTCTTAAAACTTGCAGCGGCTCGTCAAGAG GTCCAAGCCCACATTGTCAGcgtgagaagaaaaatgagtatGATGGATGGGCCGCCCCAACTGTCAAAACCACCGTCAGGATACGAATATGCATGA
- the LOC126588636 gene encoding palmitoyl-monogalactosyldiacylglycerol delta-7 desaturase, chloroplastic-like, whose amino-acid sequence MGLLKIWVTLLKTPCANFWGRKWNLLDIVTAGMFLSVHVLCLFAPFYFTWTAFWLMLVLGYITGFGITLSYHRNLAHRSFRLPKLLEYLFAYCGVLSVQGSPIEWVSTHRYHHQFTDTEKDAHSPLKGFWYSHMGWILDSRSRFGRYGGLRNVEDLKKQPFYVFLHHTLLLHSFLLGCILYYIGGFPFVVWPMGVRMVIVFHSTFFVNSAGHIWGYQAWNTGDLSKNLWWLGLLALGEGWHNNHHAFEYSARQGLEWWQIDVTWYIIKFLEALGLATDVKTPSEAHKQRMKAKSMAAQE is encoded by the exons ATGGGTCTTTTGAAGATTTGGGTCACCCTTCTTAAGACTCCTTGTGCAAATTTTTGGGGGAGGAAATGGAATCTGCTTGACATTGTCACAGCTGGTATGTTTCTGAGTGTGCATGTCCTTTGTTTGTTTGCACCGTTTTACTTCACTTGGACAGCATTTTGGTTGATGCTTGTGCTGGGTTACATCACTGGTTTCGGAATCACTCTTTCTTACCATAGAAACCTTGCTCATCGGAGCTTTAGGCTCCCAAAACTGCTCGAGTACTTGTTTGCCTATTGTGGGGTTCTCTCAGTTCAG GGTAGCCCGATTGAGTGGGTGAGCACACACCGGTACCATCACCAATTTACCGATACAGAGAAAGACGCTCACAGCCCACTTAAGGGATTTTGGTATAGTCACATGGGTTGGATTCTAGACAGCCGTTCTCGGTTTGGAAGA TACGGAGGTCTTCGGAatgttgaagacttgaagaagcaGCCATTCTATGTGTTTCTTCATCACACTCTCCTTCTACACTCATTTCTTCTTGGATGTATACTATATTACATCGGTGGATTTCCCTTCGTGGTTTGGCCAATG GGCGTGAGGATGGTGATTGTTTTCCATAGCACTTTCTTTGTAAATTCGGCTGGCCACATTTGGGGATATCAGGCATGGAACACCGGCGATCTCTCTAAAAACCTTTG GTGGTTGGGGTTGCTTGCACTTGGAGAAGGATGGCACAATAACCACCATGCTTTTGAATACTCAGCTCGACAAGGCCTCGAATGGTGGCAGATTGACGTGACTTGGTACATCATAAAATTTCTTGAGGCTCTAGGGTTGGCAACAGATGTGAAAACACCATCCGAGGCTCATAAGCAACGTATGAAGGCTAAATCCATGGCTGCTCAAGAATAG
- the LOC126588646 gene encoding transcription initiation factor TFIID subunit 14b-like isoform X4 → MSVRKAGETEPPQPEEGGGSAQLSQPVRTSKPAEEEDKKSTSRRLKDVDICVPIVYGTVAFYLGRKASESQSHKWTVYVRGATNEDLGVVVKRVIFQLHPSFNNPMRVIDSPPFELTECGWGEFEISISLFFHNDVCERQLDLYHHLKLYTEDESGPQSTKKPVVVESYDEIVFPDPLEACFACVQNHPAVIVPRLPAGFNLPNPVPIDQKNDRERGDMKEHPHGQWFLNFSEADELLKHAAARQEECEIIQRKKSEEKARQMGM, encoded by the exons ATGTCAGTGAGAAAAGCAGGTGAAACTGAACCGCCTCAGCCGGAGGAGGGTGGCGGCTCCGCCCAACTGTCGCAGCCAGTCCGAACTTCAAAgcctgcagaagaagaagacaagaag AGCACAAGCAGGAGACTGAAGGATGTTGATATATGTGTGCCAATTGTATACGGGACAGTTGCGTTCTACCTCGGTAGGAAGGCCAGTGA GTCTCAGTCCCATAAGTGGACGGTTTATGTTCGTGGGGCAACAAACGAGGACCTTGGGGTGGTGGTAAAGCGAGTTATATTTCAATTGCATCCTAGTTTCAATAACCCTATGAGAGTGATTGATTCGCCCCCATTTGAGTTAACGGAATGTGGTTGGGGTGAATTTGAAATTTCCATCAGTCTGTTCTTCCACAATGATGTCTGTGAGAGACAGTTAGACTT GTATCACCATTTGAAGTTATATACTGAAGATGAATCTGGGCCCCAGTCAACCAAGAAACCTGTTGTTGTGGAGTCTTACGATGAAATAGTTTTCCCTGATCCTTTAGAGGCCTGTTTTGCTTGTGTGCAGAACCATCCAGCTGTTATAGTGCCCCGTTTACCTGCTGGTTTCAACTTGCCTAATCCTG TGCCGATTGATCAGAAGAATGACAGGGAACGAGGGGACATGAAGGAACATCCCCATGGTCAGTGGTTCTTGAATTTTTCAGAGGCAGATGAGCTCTTAAAACATGCAGCGGCTCGTCAAGAG GAATGTGAAATAATACAAAGGaaaaaaagtgaagaaaaaGCAAGACAGATGGGCATGTAG
- the LOC126588646 gene encoding transcription initiation factor TFIID subunit 14b-like isoform X3, whose amino-acid sequence MSVRKAGETEPPQPEEGGGSAQLSQPVRTSKPAEEEDKKSTSRRLKDVDICVPIVYGTVAFYLGRKASESQSHKWTVYVRGATNEDLGVVVKRVIFQLHPSFNNPMRVIDSPPFELTECGWGEFEISISLFFHNDVCERQLDLYHHLKLYTEDESGPQSTKKPVVVESYDEIVFPDPLEACFACVQNHPAVIVPRLPAGFNLPNPVPIDQKNDRERGDMKEHPHGQWFLNFSEADELLKHAAARQEVQAHILSVRGRLSMMDGPPQLSKPLSGYEYA is encoded by the exons ATGTCAGTGAGAAAAGCAGGTGAAACTGAACCGCCTCAGCCGGAGGAGGGTGGCGGCTCCGCCCAACTGTCGCAGCCAGTCCGAACTTCAAAgcctgcagaagaagaagacaagaag AGCACAAGCAGGAGACTGAAGGATGTTGATATATGTGTGCCAATTGTATACGGGACAGTTGCGTTCTACCTCGGTAGGAAGGCCAGTGA GTCTCAGTCCCATAAGTGGACGGTTTATGTTCGTGGGGCAACAAACGAGGACCTTGGGGTGGTGGTAAAGCGAGTTATATTTCAATTGCATCCTAGTTTCAATAACCCTATGAGAGTGATTGATTCGCCCCCATTTGAGTTAACGGAATGTGGTTGGGGTGAATTTGAAATTTCCATCAGTCTGTTCTTCCACAATGATGTCTGTGAGAGACAGTTAGACTT GTATCACCATTTGAAGTTATATACTGAAGATGAATCTGGGCCCCAGTCAACCAAGAAACCTGTTGTTGTGGAGTCTTACGATGAAATAGTTTTCCCTGATCCTTTAGAGGCCTGTTTTGCTTGTGTGCAGAACCATCCAGCTGTTATAGTGCCCCGTTTACCTGCTGGTTTCAACTTGCCTAATCCTG TGCCGATTGATCAGAAGAATGACAGGGAACGAGGGGACATGAAGGAACATCCCCATGGTCAGTGGTTCTTGAATTTTTCAGAGGCAGATGAGCTCTTAAAACATGCAGCGGCTCGTCAAGAG GTCCAAGCCCACATTCTCAGTGTGAGAGGAAGACTGAGTATGATGGATGGGCCGCCCCAACTGTCAAAGCCACTGTCAGGATACGAATATGCATGA
- the LOC126588646 gene encoding transcription initiation factor TFIID subunit 14b-like isoform X1, whose amino-acid sequence MSVRKAGETEPPQPEEGGGSAQLSQPVRTSKPAEEEDKKSTSRRLKDVDICVPIVYGTVAFYLGRKASESQSHKWTVYVRGATNEDLGVVVKRVIFQLHPSFNNPMRVIDSPPFELTECGWGEFEISISLFFHNDVCERQLDLYHHLKLYTEDESGPQSTKKPVVVESYDEIVFPDPLEACFACVQNHPAVIVPRLPAGFNLPNPVPIDQKNDRERGDMKEHPHGQWFLNFSEADELLKHAAARQESCCGLFRSSFCAGLSGLTADFYIGIFGRIRCLHCLQLDRSKPTFSV is encoded by the exons ATGTCAGTGAGAAAAGCAGGTGAAACTGAACCGCCTCAGCCGGAGGAGGGTGGCGGCTCCGCCCAACTGTCGCAGCCAGTCCGAACTTCAAAgcctgcagaagaagaagacaagaag AGCACAAGCAGGAGACTGAAGGATGTTGATATATGTGTGCCAATTGTATACGGGACAGTTGCGTTCTACCTCGGTAGGAAGGCCAGTGA GTCTCAGTCCCATAAGTGGACGGTTTATGTTCGTGGGGCAACAAACGAGGACCTTGGGGTGGTGGTAAAGCGAGTTATATTTCAATTGCATCCTAGTTTCAATAACCCTATGAGAGTGATTGATTCGCCCCCATTTGAGTTAACGGAATGTGGTTGGGGTGAATTTGAAATTTCCATCAGTCTGTTCTTCCACAATGATGTCTGTGAGAGACAGTTAGACTT GTATCACCATTTGAAGTTATATACTGAAGATGAATCTGGGCCCCAGTCAACCAAGAAACCTGTTGTTGTGGAGTCTTACGATGAAATAGTTTTCCCTGATCCTTTAGAGGCCTGTTTTGCTTGTGTGCAGAACCATCCAGCTGTTATAGTGCCCCGTTTACCTGCTGGTTTCAACTTGCCTAATCCTG TGCCGATTGATCAGAAGAATGACAGGGAACGAGGGGACATGAAGGAACATCCCCATGGTCAGTGGTTCTTGAATTTTTCAGAGGCAGATGAGCTCTTAAAACATGCAGCGGCTCGTCAAGAG AGTTGTTGTGGCTTGTTTCGCTCTTCCTTTTGCGCCGGTTTGAGTGGTCTGACTGCGGACTTCTACATAGGGATTTTTGGGAGAATAAGATGTTTACATTGCCTTCAACTTGATAGGTCCAAGCCCACATTCTCAGTGTGA
- the LOC126588646 gene encoding transcription initiation factor TFIID subunit 14b-like isoform X2: MSVRKAGETEPPQPEEGGGSAQLSQPVRTSKPAEEEDKKSTSRRLKDVDICVPIVYGTVAFYLGRKASESQSHKWTVYVRGATNEDLGVVVKRVIFQLHPSFNNPMRVIDSPPFELTECGWGEFEISISLFFHNDVCERQLDLYHHLKLYTEDESGPQSTKKPVVVESYDEIVFPDPLEACFACVQNHPAVIVPRLPAGFNLPNPVPIDQKNDRERGDMKEHPHGQWFLNFSEADELLKHAAARQEVRISSCVLFFFLTNQCGQCCKFYSVLVHCTMLIVFCFGLVVNC; encoded by the exons ATGTCAGTGAGAAAAGCAGGTGAAACTGAACCGCCTCAGCCGGAGGAGGGTGGCGGCTCCGCCCAACTGTCGCAGCCAGTCCGAACTTCAAAgcctgcagaagaagaagacaagaag AGCACAAGCAGGAGACTGAAGGATGTTGATATATGTGTGCCAATTGTATACGGGACAGTTGCGTTCTACCTCGGTAGGAAGGCCAGTGA GTCTCAGTCCCATAAGTGGACGGTTTATGTTCGTGGGGCAACAAACGAGGACCTTGGGGTGGTGGTAAAGCGAGTTATATTTCAATTGCATCCTAGTTTCAATAACCCTATGAGAGTGATTGATTCGCCCCCATTTGAGTTAACGGAATGTGGTTGGGGTGAATTTGAAATTTCCATCAGTCTGTTCTTCCACAATGATGTCTGTGAGAGACAGTTAGACTT GTATCACCATTTGAAGTTATATACTGAAGATGAATCTGGGCCCCAGTCAACCAAGAAACCTGTTGTTGTGGAGTCTTACGATGAAATAGTTTTCCCTGATCCTTTAGAGGCCTGTTTTGCTTGTGTGCAGAACCATCCAGCTGTTATAGTGCCCCGTTTACCTGCTGGTTTCAACTTGCCTAATCCTG TGCCGATTGATCAGAAGAATGACAGGGAACGAGGGGACATGAAGGAACATCCCCATGGTCAGTGGTTCTTGAATTTTTCAGAGGCAGATGAGCTCTTAAAACATGCAGCGGCTCGTCAAGAGGTTAGAATTAGTAGCTgcgttctctttttttttttaactaatcaATGTGGTCAATGCTGTAAGTTTTATTCTGTGTTGGTGCATTGTACAATGCTaatagttttttgttttggtctcGTTGTAAACTGCTAA
- the LOC126588646 gene encoding transcription initiation factor TFIID subunit 14b-like isoform X5 — MSVRKAGETEPPQPEEGGGSAQLSQPVRTSKPAEEEDKKSTSRRLKDVDICVPIVYGTVAFYLGRKASESQSHKWTVYVRGATNEDLGVVVKRVIFQLHPSFNNPMRVIDSPPFELTECGWGEFEISISLFFHNDVCERQLDLYHHLKLYTEDESGPQSTKKPVVVESYDEIVFPDPLEACFACVQNHPAVIVPRLPAGFNLPNPVPIDQKNDRERGDMKEHPHGQWFLNFSEADELLKHAAARQEKACDELYYRPGLTRS; from the exons ATGTCAGTGAGAAAAGCAGGTGAAACTGAACCGCCTCAGCCGGAGGAGGGTGGCGGCTCCGCCCAACTGTCGCAGCCAGTCCGAACTTCAAAgcctgcagaagaagaagacaagaag AGCACAAGCAGGAGACTGAAGGATGTTGATATATGTGTGCCAATTGTATACGGGACAGTTGCGTTCTACCTCGGTAGGAAGGCCAGTGA GTCTCAGTCCCATAAGTGGACGGTTTATGTTCGTGGGGCAACAAACGAGGACCTTGGGGTGGTGGTAAAGCGAGTTATATTTCAATTGCATCCTAGTTTCAATAACCCTATGAGAGTGATTGATTCGCCCCCATTTGAGTTAACGGAATGTGGTTGGGGTGAATTTGAAATTTCCATCAGTCTGTTCTTCCACAATGATGTCTGTGAGAGACAGTTAGACTT GTATCACCATTTGAAGTTATATACTGAAGATGAATCTGGGCCCCAGTCAACCAAGAAACCTGTTGTTGTGGAGTCTTACGATGAAATAGTTTTCCCTGATCCTTTAGAGGCCTGTTTTGCTTGTGTGCAGAACCATCCAGCTGTTATAGTGCCCCGTTTACCTGCTGGTTTCAACTTGCCTAATCCTG TGCCGATTGATCAGAAGAATGACAGGGAACGAGGGGACATGAAGGAACATCCCCATGGTCAGTGGTTCTTGAATTTTTCAGAGGCAGATGAGCTCTTAAAACATGCAGCGGCTCGTCAAGAG AAAGCATGTGATGAGCTTTATTATCGGCCTGGATTGACACGTAGCTAG